In Nostoc sp. CENA543, a single genomic region encodes these proteins:
- a CDS encoding 3-deoxy-7-phosphoheptulonate synthase, which produces MHNKLFNTNIKNCHVLLTPNEIKSKVPLTKTAEQTVWKFRKEIEQILDFQDRRKFIVVGPCSIHDPEAALEYAKRLKDLSDRVQDKLLLIMRVYFEKPRTTVGWKGLINDPNMDDSFHVEKGLIIARKLLVQLAELGLPSATEALDPIIPQYIGELITWSAIGARTTESQTHREMASGLSMPVGFKNGTDGNIQVALNALHSARTPHNFLGINPKGQVSVFETKGNAYGHVILRGGSQPNFDAESVQQVETQLKQANLPPRIVIDCSHGNTNKNYKLQSSVLENVVQQIIDGNTSIVGMMLESNLSEGNQPINCPKEELKYGISVTDPCIGWEETEKIILAAHEQLK; this is translated from the coding sequence ATGCACAACAAATTATTTAACACCAATATTAAAAATTGCCACGTTCTCTTAACCCCTAACGAAATAAAATCTAAAGTACCCTTAACAAAAACTGCGGAACAAACTGTTTGGAAATTTCGCAAAGAAATAGAACAAATTTTAGACTTTCAAGATAGACGTAAATTTATAGTAGTTGGCCCTTGTTCAATTCATGACCCAGAAGCGGCATTAGAGTATGCAAAACGACTGAAAGATTTAAGCGATCGCGTCCAAGATAAGCTATTACTAATTATGCGGGTTTATTTTGAAAAACCCCGAACCACAGTAGGTTGGAAAGGTTTAATTAACGACCCTAATATGGATGATTCTTTCCATGTTGAAAAGGGTCTAATAATTGCGAGAAAACTATTAGTGCAATTGGCAGAATTAGGATTGCCTAGTGCTACAGAAGCCTTAGATCCTATTATTCCGCAATACATCGGCGAATTAATTACTTGGTCAGCAATTGGCGCACGCACAACTGAATCTCAAACTCACCGTGAAATGGCCAGTGGTTTATCAATGCCTGTAGGTTTTAAAAATGGTACAGATGGCAACATTCAAGTCGCCTTAAATGCCTTACATTCTGCCAGAACTCCCCATAATTTCTTAGGAATTAATCCTAAAGGACAGGTGAGTGTATTTGAAACTAAAGGTAATGCTTACGGTCATGTAATTTTACGCGGTGGTAGTCAACCCAACTTTGATGCCGAGAGTGTACAACAAGTAGAAACACAATTAAAACAAGCTAATTTACCGCCACGTATCGTGATTGATTGTAGCCACGGCAATACGAATAAAAATTACAAATTACAATCTTCTGTCTTAGAAAATGTCGTGCAACAAATTATTGATGGTAATACATCTATTGTAGGCATGATGTTAGAATCAAATCTATCTGAAGGCAATCAACCAATTAATTGTCCCAAAGAGGAACTCAAGTATGGCATTTCTGTAACTGACCCCTGTATCGGTTGGGAAGAAACAGAAAAAATTATTTTAGCTGCCCATGAACAATTAAAGTAA